In Miscanthus floridulus cultivar M001 unplaced genomic scaffold, ASM1932011v1 fs_410_2_3, whole genome shotgun sequence, the following are encoded in one genomic region:
- the LOC136531672 gene encoding pumilio homolog 1-like, which yields MVTEMAARGGEAAFGAADADRGDFEVFRSGSAPPTVEGALGAAAAAGGGGLLVDDELRSDPAYQSYYYSNAHLNPRLPPPLLSKEDWRSSHHRLRSSAGFGGIGDGRRQQQQASAAEGTVGLPGIDLGRQRSFSTVFQEDSYQRDMDRQTASHTSSDLLGSSGIQYGLNRGPRTIGGLHSSTSLRSLDEIQNNDLPSNTFASILGSSLSRSASPDPELVRRAPSPSLPPIGVKVGNTDKKINGGSSSFRRSSSAISESDDLVAALSGMNLSSRAMSGQTMDQSQLYQDVDNVQKFLFDRQGDQTNGNQQHYMRRPEHGQSKLPDGYSANLANSSTMRNQINAGSFTSFDSLSLGSGFASPRIGSRSPGGTVSSRQNLAGMSNMLNYNGIGSPTASPSLQTSIDPAYIQYLAQLAATCDDPLMDRGHLGNSYMDLLGTQKANLGPLLQSQKQYGYYGNLGFNLGYAGSPLTSPVLPSSPIAPGSPLRHGERNMRFPSGMRNFGNSFGSWNSGMGGKMDANLMPSLLEEFKSNKSKSYELSEIAGHVVEFSADQYGSRFIQQKLETASTEEKDMVFSEIMPQALTLMTDVFGNYVVQKFFEHGSTAQINELAGQLIGRVLALSLQMYGCRVIQKAIEVVDLDLQTKMVAELEGHVMRCVRDQNGNHVIQKCIECIPQHAIEFIVSTFYGQVVMLSTHPYGCRVIQRVLEHCDDPKTQQIMMDEILQSVCLLAQDQYGNYVVQHVLEHGKPHERSAIIEKLIGQIVQMSQQKFASNVIEKCLAFGNPVERQVLIGEMLGSTSESEPLEVMMKDQFANYVVQKVLETCDDQQREMILTRIKTHLNTLKKYTYGKHIVARVEKLVAAGEKRLGLQPACTAA from the exons ATGGTGACCGAGATGGCGGCGCGTGGCGGCGAGGCGGCGTTCGGGGCCGCGGATGCCGACCGCGGCGACTTCGAGGTCTTCCGCAGCGGCTCCGCGCCGCCCACCGTCGAGGGTGCCCttggcgccgctgccgccgccggcggcggcggcctgctgGTGGACGATGAACTGCGCTCCGACCCGGCGTATCAGAGCTATTACTACTCCAATGCGCACCTCAACCCGCGCCTCCCGCCGCCGCTCCTCTCCAAGGAGGACTGGCGGTCCTCGCACCACCGCCTCCGCTCCTCCGCGGGCTTCGGTGGGATCGGGGACGGcaggaggcagcagcagcaggcgtcgGCTGCCGAAGGGACGGTCGGCTTGCCTGGGATCGATCTTGGTCGCCAGAGGAGCTTCTCCACCGTCTTTCAG GAGGACTCGTATCAGCGTGATATGGATAGGCAGACTGCCAGCCACACTAGTAGTGACTTACTAGGTTCTTCTGGAATACAGTATGGTCTAAATCGTGGACCTCGAACTATTGGAGGCCTGCACTCTAGCACTAGTTTAAGGAGCTTGGATGAAATTCAGAACAATGATCTGCCATCAAATACATTTGCTTCTATTTTAGGGTCATCTCTTTCTAGGAGTGCATCTCCTGATCCTGAGCTTGTGAGGAGGGCCCCTagtccatccctgcctccaattggTGTGAAAGTTGGTAACACTGACAAGAAGATCAATGGTGGTTCCTCTTCTTTCCGTCGTAGTTCATCCGCAATCAGCGAATCTGATGATCTGGTGGCTGCTTTATCTGGGATGAACTTATCATCTAGGGCAATGAGTGGGCAAACTATGGACCAGTCTCAGCTCTATCAGGATGTTGAtaatgtccagaagttccttttTGATCGACAGGGTGACCAGACAAATGGCAATCAGCAGCACTACATGAGACGTCCTGAGCACGGGCAATCTAAGTTACCTGATGGATATTCTGCCAATTTGGCCAATTCATCTACGATGAGGAACCAGATTAATGCTGGCAGTTTCACATCTTTTGACAGTTTGTCTCTTGGATCTGGTTTTGCTTCCCCTAGGATTGGTTCTAGATCCCCTGGAGGGACTGTATCTTCTCGACAAAATTTAGCTGGTATGTCTAACATGCTAAACTATAATGGAATTGGAAGTCCAACTGCATCACCTTCTCTTCAGACCTCTATTGATCCAGCGTATATCCAGTACCTTGCTCAACTTGCAGCTACCTGTGATGATCCTCTAATGGACAGGGGCCATCTGGGAAATTCATACATGGACTTACTTGGTACTCAGAAAGCTAACCTTGGCCCTTTACTCCAGTCACAAAAGCAATATGGTTACTATGGCAATCTTGGATTTAACCTTGGATATGCTGGAAGTCCATTGACAAGTCCTGTTCTTCCCTCTTCACCTATTGCGCCAGGCAGTCCACTTAGGCATGGTGAGCGCAACATGCGCTTTCCATCAGGCATGAGAAACTTTGGTAATTCCTTTGGTTCATGGAATTCAGGCATGGGTGGAAAGATGGATGCCAATTTGATGCCCTCGCTTCTGGAGGAGTTCAAGAGCAACAAAAGTAAATCATATGAGCTCTCGGAAATAGCTGGCCATGTTGTTGAGTTTAG TGCTGATCAATATGGGAGTCGGTTCATACAACAGAAGCTAGAGACAGCCAGTACTGAAGAAAAGGACATGGTTTTTTCAGAAATCATGCCTCAAGCTCTCACATTGATGACTGATGTATTTGGAAATTATGTTGTTCAAAAG TTTTTTGAGCATGGAAGCACTGCCCAGATAAATGAATTGGCTGGTCAGCTTATTGGACGTGTCCTTGCTCTTAGTCTTCAGATGTATGGGTGCCGGGTTATACAGAAG GCTATAGAAGTTGTTGATTTGGATCTGCAGACTAAAATGGTTGCGGAGCTGGAGGGCCATGTCATGCGCTGTGTACGTGATCAAAATGGGAACCATGTTATACAGAAATGCATAGAGTGCATTCCTCAGCATGCTATCGAGTTTATTGTCTCGACATTCTATGGTCAAGTTGTAATGCTATCCACTCATCCATATGGTTGTCGAGTTATTCAG AGGGTTCTAGAGCATTGTGATGATCCTAAGACACAGCAAATAATGATGGATGAGATTCTCCAGTCTGTTTGCTTGCTAGCTCAGGACCAGTATGGCAACTATGTTGTTCAG CATGTTCTGGAACATGGCAAACCCCATGAGAGATCGGCTATTATTGAGAAGCTAATTGGCCAAATTGTGCAAATGAGCCAGCAAAAGTTTGCCTCAAATGTCATCGAGAAGTGCTTAGCCTTTGGAAATCCTGTAGAGCGTCAGGTTCTGATTGGTGAGATGCTTGGATCCACCAGTGAAAGCGAACCTCTTGAG GTAATGATGAAAGACCAGTTTGCAAACTACGTGGTGCAGAAGGTGTTAGAAACTTGTGACGATCAGCAGAGAGAGATGATCCTAACAAGGATAAAGACACACCTGAACACCCTCAAGAAGTACACTTACGGGAAACACATAGTAGCCCGTGTAGAGAAGCTTGTTGCTGCTGGAG AGAAGCGCCTTGGGCTTCAACCAGCATGCACCGCTGCCTGA